A window from uncultured Desulfobacter sp. encodes these proteins:
- a CDS encoding RHS repeat-associated core domain-containing protein: protein MEKKIYASIAFIMLVLPCFVYAQALYGPAIFSADAKSIISNNYHHLSLNKIQLSSTYSTGRIIFRKQTSSEFKWGFAIFNFQVIPLKQFLTGTGETLEISAKLKKTNRLTLYFVGKKNAAISLELDDGTSASQPEILSFTADPETIETRQSTELSWDVENADTISIDNGIGTIDASGSMTVSPTQSLTYTLTAHGDGQEVSASVSVTVNTPVPTVSISVSPESITNGNTAILSWSSENASSCTISPDIGDVTLNGSTEVSPKNSTTYMISAQGLNGDTVTASAVLSVLGPPELSVSSERLSISKGESAQLAWTVEDAELVHVDQGVGKVSGTTALVTPDNTTIYTITATNSHGTTSKTVTVKVLSTPQSLAEGSFGKEYEDLIPEDATLDEYESQRLAILTGLVTDGSGSPLSGVTVMVFEHPEYGSAVTDDEGRFAIPAEGGQDMIIAYTKQGRIPVHRQAYVPWNDFAVFDTIQMIETDTVSTTISFDGNSGTVFTHRSTPVTDEFGTRAVTLVTTGDNKAFITDENGDDVTELERIEVRTTEYPTPESMPAVLPPTSAFTFCAELAVDGVQRVRFANPFTVFVDNFLGFDVGLIVPVGYYDMDLGYWVPKENAKVVKLLDTNGDGVVDALDADGDDLADDLNGDGSVADEATGLGDPDYYEPGNTMWRFQAEHFSPWDCNDPVYYPPGAISPNPTAPTVLDNQKSEGNDCKNIINSYVEERSRLFHETIPIPDTDLSLHYSTANLPGGTDVNIPLSGETVPDNLIGIELVVIIAGKKYKYAFDPLPNLNYLFTWDGLDWRGVQVAVPSLLSVTINFLYQGYYGSSYNDFIDWFGKYPDGLSSIIKSRLNVKKTLNYNLTMVPRNGRHKGQIANGWTLSRYHFLNPVDPTVLIKGDGEKSTILDTDYKYLRIDQCNMMEKVGGTENSGFSGDNGPATEADFEWPQGIAVDGSGNLYIADTANMRIRKIDTQGIVTTIAGNGNYQDGTTPVDGLPATDIPLKSPTDITADNNGNLFFVDAEPETGGRVLKIDKNGIISTVVGEDATVYGIAADGYGNLFIAEPYEKRIRMVDPTGKITLVAGSGYSGYSGDGGNAMQARFVWPVGVAVDNSGNLYIADKSAHVIRRVDVSGVITTVAGTGKYGYSGDGEQATTAQLTSPEKIALDVQGNLYILNAMRIRKINTSGVIKTITGDGGTTQSVEGASAIEPDLINGFSNLAIDDSGNIYTVLGGRNIITKIGPLVPYFNVESEKNRVYAESNGYGHIFDSTGRHIKTIDLETGATLYTFKYQTSSFTLEAVIDAFSNETTILKESSTAEAIISPEGLRTVLDISNGNLNRITFPDGTCYDFEYDDNGDMETETDPEGNQFFHIFSDSGKITDIKDENGGHWNYEQKYKADCSVLTRVTTGEGNQREYTDFTDPTGIFTSTITNTAGGQTFYSSSGLTGEKTNACGLQTNFEYGIDPRFKYKYLAQVTETTPSGLTRTQNVKRVYTDPETTGTNIVQETREVNGNTTTIENNTLENCRTITSPEGRTVQTLYNPNTLLTEQVSIPELLASTFEYDTKGRLTTSATGDRTFRYTYDSNGFVDTVTDPNGNTRTFTHDENGRTTRIQRSDSTDIYFSYDANDNVTILTTPSSVDHAFNYNKVNLTSGYTPPLSSNYTFEFDKDRRPTRTVFPSGKTLENIYESGLDRLASIQTPEGLITFTYLCGAKIGSVSMNEESLTYEYDAGLVTSQTIEGTLKQTLSWSYNDDFRVARMTYAGTSVDYGYDNDGLLTLSGNFTITRNSGNGLPESVTNGRLNVAGTFNGYGEVSSQGTTVNGSSLLSYTLERDNTGRITRKTETLAGTTAVFNYTYDTMGRLLTVTKDGSLVEDYQYNANGARISETNTLRDITNRTFEYTAEDHLVRAETTTYTHDADGFLTSKTDEKGVTAYTYAIRGELLNVTLPNGDDIEYVHDPLGRRIAKKINGTTTEKYLWQGLTRLLAVYDGTGSLVMRFAYADGRLPVAMTRNGATYYPAFDQAGTLKAVTDASDNVVKQMEYDTFGNVINDTAPEFTVPFGFAGGLYDPDTGLVRFGFRDYDPDTGRWTAKDPIFFAGGDTDLYGYVLNDPVNFIDPWGLKKWHAPDGTHTVGRSGTPVPTGGGIGTFIENNVASGYTFGETHDSWVEYLTDQGYPDALVNIPTMPAAYFWSISKDNAELPSDQRPKLFPIIEIKFDLCK, encoded by the coding sequence ATGGAAAAAAAGATCTATGCGTCAATCGCTTTTATTATGCTGGTATTGCCATGCTTTGTTTATGCGCAGGCATTATACGGACCAGCCATTTTTTCTGCAGACGCAAAAAGCATTATCTCAAATAATTATCATCACTTATCACTAAATAAGATTCAATTAAGCTCAACTTACAGCACAGGAAGAATCATTTTCCGGAAACAAACCAGCAGTGAGTTTAAATGGGGATTCGCCATATTTAATTTCCAGGTCATCCCGTTAAAACAATTTTTAACGGGTACAGGGGAGACCCTTGAAATTTCTGCCAAACTGAAGAAGACCAACCGTTTAACACTCTATTTTGTCGGGAAAAAAAATGCAGCGATATCCCTTGAACTTGATGACGGTACAAGTGCTTCCCAGCCTGAAATCCTGTCTTTCACTGCAGACCCGGAAACCATTGAAACAAGGCAAAGCACCGAATTGTCATGGGACGTGGAAAATGCAGATACCATCTCCATTGACAACGGCATCGGCACGATAGATGCGTCAGGTTCCATGACTGTTTCCCCAACCCAATCCCTCACCTATACCCTGACGGCACATGGAGATGGCCAGGAGGTATCGGCCAGTGTATCTGTGACCGTCAACACCCCTGTCCCAACGGTATCCATCAGTGTCTCCCCCGAGTCCATTACCAATGGAAACACTGCGATCCTTTCCTGGAGTTCGGAAAACGCCTCATCCTGCACGATTTCGCCGGACATAGGCGATGTGACATTAAACGGAAGCACTGAAGTTTCCCCAAAAAACTCCACAACCTATATGATTTCAGCCCAGGGACTGAACGGCGATACCGTCACGGCGTCTGCGGTCCTGTCAGTATTAGGGCCCCCTGAACTCAGCGTGTCCAGTGAACGGCTCTCCATCTCAAAAGGCGAGTCCGCCCAGCTTGCCTGGACCGTTGAGGATGCAGAACTGGTTCATGTTGACCAGGGCGTGGGCAAGGTTTCCGGAACCACAGCTTTGGTAACCCCGGACAACACCACCATTTACACCATTACGGCCACAAACAGCCACGGTACCACCAGCAAGACCGTAACGGTTAAGGTTCTGTCCACACCCCAAAGCCTGGCGGAAGGTTCTTTCGGCAAAGAGTACGAAGATCTTATACCGGAAGACGCAACCCTTGATGAATATGAGTCCCAAAGGCTTGCCATCCTCACCGGACTGGTCACGGATGGATCCGGATCGCCTTTGTCCGGTGTCACAGTGATGGTGTTTGAACACCCTGAATACGGCTCTGCCGTTACAGATGATGAAGGCCGGTTCGCCATTCCCGCCGAGGGCGGGCAGGACATGATCATTGCCTATACCAAACAAGGGCGAATTCCCGTTCACAGACAGGCATATGTCCCTTGGAACGACTTTGCGGTTTTTGACACGATCCAGATGATAGAGACGGATACGGTCTCCACAACAATTTCTTTTGACGGTAACTCAGGAACCGTGTTTACACACCGATCCACCCCTGTAACCGATGAATTCGGCACCCGGGCCGTGACCCTGGTAACAACCGGTGACAATAAGGCATTTATCACGGACGAAAACGGAGATGATGTAACCGAACTGGAACGTATTGAGGTTAGAACTACGGAATACCCCACTCCGGAATCCATGCCTGCGGTTCTTCCTCCGACCTCTGCCTTTACCTTTTGCGCGGAACTTGCCGTGGACGGGGTGCAGCGGGTAAGATTTGCCAATCCATTCACCGTATTTGTCGATAATTTCCTGGGATTTGATGTGGGGTTGATCGTACCGGTTGGCTATTACGATATGGATTTGGGGTATTGGGTACCAAAAGAAAACGCCAAAGTAGTCAAGCTTTTGGACACAAACGGGGACGGGGTGGTAGATGCGCTGGATGCCGATGGAGACGATCTTGCAGATGACCTGAATGGAGACGGGTCTGTGGCTGATGAAGCCACAGGTCTTGGGGACCCGGATTACTATGAACCCGGGAATACCATGTGGCGGTTCCAGGCAGAGCATTTCTCTCCATGGGACTGTAATGATCCGGTATATTACCCACCCGGGGCCATCTCCCCCAATCCAACCGCACCGACCGTCCTGGATAACCAAAAATCCGAAGGCAACGATTGCAAGAACATCATAAACTCGTATGTTGAAGAACGCAGCAGACTTTTCCATGAAACGATTCCCATTCCGGATACAGACCTGTCCCTTCACTATTCAACAGCAAATCTGCCCGGCGGGACAGACGTCAATATCCCACTTTCCGGAGAGACTGTTCCTGATAATCTTATAGGAATTGAACTGGTTGTCATCATTGCCGGGAAAAAATATAAATACGCCTTTGATCCGCTGCCGAATCTAAACTATCTGTTCACATGGGATGGGCTTGACTGGCGTGGTGTCCAAGTTGCTGTGCCAAGCTTACTGTCGGTGACAATTAACTTTTTATACCAGGGCTATTACGGTTCTTCATATAACGATTTTATAGACTGGTTTGGTAAATATCCTGACGGGCTGTCCTCTATAATAAAATCAAGGCTTAATGTAAAAAAAACATTGAACTATAATCTTACAATGGTACCCCGAAACGGCCGGCATAAAGGCCAAATAGCCAATGGCTGGACTCTGTCCCGGTATCACTTTTTAAACCCTGTTGATCCCACGGTGCTCATCAAGGGAGACGGGGAAAAATCCACCATCCTGGATACGGATTATAAATATTTACGGATAGATCAATGCAATATGATGGAAAAGGTCGGGGGAACAGAGAATTCGGGATTTTCTGGTGATAACGGGCCGGCAACTGAAGCAGATTTTGAATGGCCCCAGGGGATTGCGGTGGATGGTTCCGGCAATCTTTATATTGCAGATACCGCAAATATGAGAATCAGAAAAATAGACACCCAGGGCATTGTCACCACCATTGCAGGCAACGGGAATTACCAGGATGGCACCACGCCGGTGGATGGATTGCCGGCAACTGATATTCCCTTGAAAAGTCCAACAGATATAACCGCAGACAATAATGGTAACCTCTTCTTTGTGGATGCCGAGCCTGAAACCGGCGGGCGGGTCCTTAAAATTGATAAAAACGGTATTATATCCACCGTGGTTGGAGAAGATGCAACGGTTTACGGCATTGCCGCAGACGGGTACGGAAATCTATTTATTGCAGAACCATATGAGAAACGAATACGTATGGTGGACCCAACAGGTAAAATTACCTTGGTTGCCGGATCCGGGTACAGCGGATATTCCGGGGACGGCGGAAATGCCATGCAAGCGAGATTTGTCTGGCCTGTCGGGGTGGCTGTGGACAACTCGGGGAACCTGTACATTGCGGATAAAAGCGCCCATGTCATACGCAGAGTCGATGTGAGTGGAGTGATTACCACCGTTGCGGGAACCGGGAAGTATGGTTATTCCGGAGACGGCGAACAGGCCACCACGGCACAACTCACTTCTCCGGAGAAAATAGCACTGGATGTCCAGGGAAATCTTTATATACTAAACGCCATGCGCATTCGCAAAATTAACACCAGCGGAGTTATTAAGACAATAACCGGAGATGGTGGAACCACGCAGTCTGTGGAGGGCGCGTCTGCCATTGAGCCGGATTTAATAAATGGCTTTTCAAATCTGGCAATTGACGATTCCGGGAATATATACACAGTGCTGGGTGGCCGAAATATCATCACAAAGATTGGGCCCCTGGTGCCCTATTTTAACGTTGAATCAGAAAAAAATCGTGTTTATGCGGAGTCCAACGGATATGGGCATATTTTCGATTCGACTGGGCGTCATATTAAGACCATTGACCTTGAGACCGGTGCAACCTTGTACACCTTTAAATATCAAACTTCATCCTTCACTCTTGAGGCTGTCATTGATGCCTTTTCCAATGAAACTACCATATTGAAAGAGTCTTCAACTGCGGAAGCTATTATCTCGCCGGAAGGTCTTAGAACAGTGCTTGATATTTCCAACGGTAATTTAAACCGAATTACCTTTCCTGACGGAACTTGCTATGATTTTGAGTATGATGATAACGGAGACATGGAAACGGAGACGGATCCTGAAGGAAATCAATTCTTTCACATATTTTCCGACAGCGGGAAAATTACCGATATTAAAGATGAAAACGGCGGACACTGGAACTATGAACAAAAATATAAAGCAGATTGTTCTGTCCTGACCAGGGTAACAACCGGTGAGGGTAACCAAAGGGAATATACGGATTTCACAGATCCAACAGGCATCTTTACTTCAACCATCACCAATACAGCCGGTGGCCAGACCTTTTATTCTTCATCCGGTTTAACAGGCGAAAAAACAAATGCCTGCGGCCTGCAAACCAACTTTGAATACGGCATAGACCCCAGGTTCAAATATAAATATCTGGCCCAGGTTACGGAAACCACTCCGTCAGGCCTGACCCGGACCCAAAATGTAAAACGAGTTTATACAGATCCTGAAACAACCGGGACCAACATCGTACAGGAAACAAGAGAAGTTAACGGTAATACCACCACAATTGAAAACAATACGCTGGAAAATTGCAGAACCATCACCAGCCCGGAAGGCAGGACAGTCCAAACCCTGTACAATCCGAACACCCTGCTGACCGAACAAGTCAGCATCCCGGAGCTTTTAGCCTCAACGTTTGAATATGATACCAAAGGGCGTCTGACAACATCGGCCACCGGTGACCGGACCTTCAGGTATACCTATGACAGCAACGGGTTCGTTGACACCGTCACTGATCCCAACGGAAACACAAGAACCTTCACCCACGATGAAAACGGCAGAACAACCCGGATACAAAGGTCTGACAGTACGGACATCTACTTTTCCTACGATGCCAACGACAATGTCACCATCCTGACAACACCCTCTTCTGTTGACCACGCTTTTAACTACAACAAAGTAAACTTGACGTCCGGGTATACACCGCCATTGAGCAGCAATTATACCTTTGAATTTGACAAGGACCGGCGGCCCACACGGACTGTGTTCCCCTCGGGCAAAACACTGGAAAACATCTATGAATCCGGCCTGGACCGCCTGGCGTCAATCCAGACTCCCGAAGGGCTGATAACCTTTACCTACCTGTGCGGTGCCAAGATCGGATCCGTGTCCATGAATGAAGAGTCCCTGACCTATGAATACGACGCGGGCCTGGTCACATCCCAGACCATAGAAGGTACCCTGAAGCAAACCCTGTCCTGGTCCTATAATGACGATTTCAGGGTGGCCCGCATGACTTATGCCGGAACAAGCGTTGACTACGGATATGACAACGACGGTCTTTTGACCCTGTCCGGGAATTTTACCATTACCCGCAACAGCGGCAACGGCCTGCCCGAATCCGTAACAAACGGCAGATTAAATGTCGCCGGAACATTTAACGGTTATGGCGAAGTCTCATCCCAGGGTACAACAGTAAACGGATCATCCCTGCTCTCATACACCCTTGAGCGGGACAACACCGGCAGGATCACCCGGAAGACAGAGACCCTTGCCGGCACCACCGCGGTTTTTAACTACACCTATGATACCATGGGGCGGTTGCTGACCGTGACAAAAGACGGCAGCCTGGTTGAAGATTACCAGTACAATGCCAACGGCGCCAGGATATCGGAGACCAACACCCTGCGGGATATTACAAACAGGACCTTTGAATACACCGCAGAAGACCACCTGGTCAGGGCAGAAACAACCACATACACCCATGATGCCGACGGGTTTCTGACAAGCAAAACCGATGAAAAGGGTGTAACGGCCTACACCTACGCTATCCGGGGAGAGTTGCTCAATGTTACACTGCCCAACGGAGATGACATTGAATATGTTCACGATCCCCTGGGCCGGCGCATTGCCAAGAAAATCAACGGCACTACCACGGAGAAATACCTCTGGCAGGGCCTGACCCGGCTTCTGGCTGTCTATGACGGCACCGGTAGCCTGGTCATGCGCTTTGCTTACGCAGACGGTAGGCTGCCCGTTGCCATGACCAGGAACGGTGCAACCTATTACCCGGCATTTGACCAGGCCGGAACCCTTAAGGCGGTTACAGATGCTTCCGACAACGTGGTAAAGCAGATGGAGTACGATACCTTCGGAAATGTGATCAATGATACCGCCCCTGAATTTACCGTGCCCTTTGGCTTTGCCGGCGGGCTCTATGATCCCGATACCGGGCTTGTCCGGTTCGGATTCAGGGATTATGATCCTGATACCGGGCGCTGGACTGCCAAAGATCCTATTTTCTTTGCCGGCGGGGATACTGATCTTTATGGGTATGTCTTAAATGATCCGGTGAATTTTATTGATCCTTGGGGGTTGAAAAAATGGCATGCTCCTGACGGTACCCATACGGTAGGTAGATCAGGAACACCTGTTCCTACGGGAGGCGGAATAGGTACATTTATTGAGAACAATGTTGCCAGTGGATATACTTTTGGTGAAACCCATGATAGCTGGGTTGAATATCTTACAGACCAAGGTTACCCAGATGCACTTGTAAATATCCCTACAATGCCAGCGGCTTATTTTTGGTCTATTTCTAAGGATAATGCAGAATTACCTTCAGATCAGCGGCCCAAGTTATTTCCCATAATAGAAATCAAGTTTGACCTATGCAAATAA
- a CDS encoding IS3 family transposase (programmed frameshift) has protein sequence MKKDRKKYAPEFKEEAVKLITEQGYQITEAARNLGVNPTMLGRWKREIEGSGESATGLQGSVAMKAELSRLRKENNRLKMERENLKKGSSLLRERNELKYQFVDAERKAYPVALICIVMLISRSGYYAWRKCKKSLRQREVERLIPIVKAAHQASRGTYGARRIAEEIKASGSPCGRYKAGSLMKMAGVAAKQKKKFKATTDSKHNLPVASNLLNRQFEVVEADKVYVSDITYIWTHEGWLYLAVVIDLFSRRVVGWSLSNRMTTKLIMDALHMAIRRRMPAPGLLFHSDRGSQYCSKNFQKMLNTLGMVSSMSRKGNCWDNAVAESFFGSLKTERVFFTNYMTREEARRDIIDYIEMFYNCNRRHSYLGYISPKEFEKLWFLEKAA, from the exons ATGAAGAAAGACAGAAAGAAGTATGCACCTGAATTCAAAGAAGAAGCAGTTAAACTGATAACCGAACAGGGATATCAGATTACCGAGGCAGCCCGAAATCTCGGAGTCAATCCAACCATGCTGGGTCGCTGGAAACGTGAGATTGAAGGTAGTGGAGAGAGTGCCACTGGTTTACAAGGAAGTGTGGCAATGAAGGCAGAGTTGAGCCGTCTTCGAAAAGAAAACAACCGTTTGAAGATGGAACGTGAAA ATCTTAAAAAAGGCAGCAGCCTTCTTCGCGAAAGAAATGAGCTGAAGTATCAATTCGTTGATGCTGAGAGGAAGGCTTACCCAGTAGCTCTGATATGTATTGTCATGCTCATATCCCGGAGTGGATATTATGCCTGGCGTAAATGTAAAAAATCATTGAGGCAGAGGGAAGTAGAGAGACTAATTCCTATTGTTAAAGCGGCTCATCAAGCATCAAGGGGTACCTATGGCGCCCGCCGGATTGCAGAAGAGATAAAAGCATCCGGCAGTCCTTGCGGGCGGTACAAAGCTGGGTCATTGATGAAAATGGCCGGTGTTGCCGCCAAGCAGAAAAAGAAATTTAAAGCGACGACAGACAGCAAACACAATTTGCCAGTTGCATCGAATTTACTGAACAGACAGTTTGAAGTTGTCGAAGCGGACAAGGTTTATGTCTCTGACATTACATACATTTGGACCCACGAAGGGTGGTTGTATTTGGCCGTCGTTATAGACCTTTTTTCACGCCGGGTTGTCGGCTGGTCCCTGAGTAATCGAATGACCACAAAGTTGATCATGGATGCCCTGCACATGGCAATCAGGCGTCGAATGCCTGCCCCTGGCCTGCTATTTCATTCAGACAGGGGAAGTCAGTATTGCAGTAAAAACTTCCAGAAAATGTTGAATACCCTTGGGATGGTTAGCAGCATGAGCCGGAAAGGGAATTGCTGGGACAATGCCGTGGCAGAGAGCTTTTTCGGTAGTTTGAAGACTGAGAGGGTCTTTTTTACAAACTACATGACCCGAGAAGAAGCCCGGAGAGACATCATTGATTACATCGAAATGTTTTACAATTGCAACAGACGTCATTCCTATTTGGGGTATATCAGTCCAAAAGAATTTGAAAAACTGTGGTTTTTAGAAAAAGCCGCTTAA
- a CDS encoding Crp/Fnr family transcriptional regulator, producing the protein MEENLLAHLQRPEFAELYAALKKRSYPKGAFVCQPEIGENQIFIVAEGRARVYLGYEDKEFNIGILSKGDIYSAHTRAFVQALDKIEILTADAETFRQNMLDDPEVAKAMIGILGSMLKNSFTIIENLIFKDVNSRLVGLLVNEAQRHGTPAADGGIIIKIDLSVEQIAFLVGSTRQTVSTFLNQLSRQNLIQKLGRGKFFIADLTRLEALETT; encoded by the coding sequence TTGGAAGAAAATCTTCTGGCCCATCTCCAGCGTCCGGAATTTGCTGAATTGTATGCGGCCTTAAAAAAGCGCAGCTATCCAAAAGGGGCGTTCGTCTGTCAGCCCGAAATCGGTGAAAACCAAATTTTTATCGTGGCCGAGGGGCGGGCCCGGGTCTATCTGGGGTACGAAGATAAAGAGTTCAATATCGGCATTCTCTCCAAAGGCGATATCTACTCTGCACACACGCGTGCCTTTGTGCAGGCCCTGGATAAGATCGAGATTTTAACCGCAGACGCTGAAACATTCAGGCAGAACATGCTGGATGATCCGGAAGTGGCAAAAGCCATGATCGGCATACTGGGCAGTATGCTGAAAAACTCATTTACCATTATCGAGAACCTGATCTTCAAAGATGTCAACAGCCGTCTGGTCGGGCTTCTGGTCAACGAGGCCCAAAGGCACGGCACTCCCGCTGCTGACGGGGGGATCATCATCAAAATTGATCTTTCCGTTGAACAGATAGCTTTTTTGGTGGGCTCCACCCGGCAGACGGTATCCACCTTTTTAAACCAGCTTTCCCGGCAGAACCTGATCCAAAAGCTGGGACGGGGCAAGTTTTTTATTGCAGATCTTACCCGCCTGGAAGCCTTAGAAACGACTTGA
- a CDS encoding secondary thiamine-phosphate synthase enzyme YjbQ, which produces MQFSIKTGARTQMMDITAQVREIVRESGVRNGLVHVFSMHTTGAVTINENADPAVPVDILSCINKVIPFDDNFTHMEGNSAAHIKVSLFGPSETVALENGNLVLGTWQSLFFCEFDGPRTRKVNVTIVGT; this is translated from the coding sequence ATGCAGTTTTCAATTAAAACCGGGGCCAGAACCCAGATGATGGACATTACGGCCCAGGTCCGGGAGATTGTCCGGGAGTCGGGCGTACGCAACGGGCTTGTGCATGTCTTTTCCATGCACACCACAGGGGCTGTGACCATTAATGAAAATGCAGATCCAGCGGTGCCTGTGGATATTTTGTCCTGCATCAACAAGGTGATCCCCTTTGATGATAACTTTACACATATGGAAGGCAATTCCGCGGCCCACATAAAGGTCAGCCTGTTCGGGCCGTCTGAAACCGTTGCCCTTGAAAATGGGAATCTGGTGCTGGGCACCTGGCAAAGTCTTTTTTTCTGTGAGTTTGACGGGCCCAGAACCCGAAAAGTCAATGTGACAATCGTCGGCACATAA
- the tkt gene encoding transketolase: MADAENNNKDQLTVNTIRALCMDMVQKANSGHPGAPMGLAPAAYVVFKHFLKQNPANPSWVDRDRFVLSGGHASSLLYSLLYLFGYGLTLDDLKNFRQWGSKTPGHPEYGDTAGVETTTGPLGQGVANAVGMSIAERHMADRFNKGGQSLIDHYTYAICGDGDLMEGVAMEAVSLAGHLGLGRLILIYDDNEITIEGKTSITFTENTRAKFEAMNWHVVEVADGNDLGAIEKAIQSAKDAVSRPSLVKVSTHIAYGSPSKQDSPDAHGSPLGAEEIKVVKKFYGLPEDEDFYVPEEVLENTRKALAYGVQSEKNWQEVFTKFKTLYPEDANLFVDAISGFLTKGWDKEIPVFKPEDGPVATRAASGQVLNSIAPNLPALMGGSADLAPSNKTYMNCAEVFQKEAWSGRNMRFGVREHAMGAIMSGMYLHGGVRPFGGTFLVFADYMRPAIRVASLMRLPIIYVFTHDSVAVGEDGPTHQPVEHVASLRAIPGLTVIRPADANETALAWKKALGTLNSPTALILSRQKLPTLDLSNSDGDMIWGGYTVKSGGKTPDMLIIATGSEVHISVAAAEVLEKEHNIKASVVSLLSWELFEKAPAAYKERILPASVTKRLTVEAGISMGWEKYTGSQGKSISIERFGASAPGGTVLKEFGFSAENIVKIALEV, encoded by the coding sequence ATGGCTGATGCCGAAAACAACAACAAAGACCAGCTTACCGTCAACACCATCCGTGCCCTTTGTATGGACATGGTTCAGAAAGCCAATTCCGGGCATCCCGGTGCCCCCATGGGCCTGGCACCTGCCGCCTATGTGGTTTTCAAACATTTTCTAAAACAGAATCCGGCCAATCCGTCCTGGGTGGACCGGGATCGTTTTGTTCTGTCCGGCGGGCATGCCTCCTCTTTGTTGTACTCTCTTTTATACCTGTTTGGCTACGGCCTGACCCTGGATGATTTGAAAAATTTCAGACAGTGGGGCTCCAAAACGCCTGGGCATCCCGAGTACGGGGATACCGCAGGTGTGGAAACCACCACCGGCCCCCTTGGACAGGGCGTGGCCAATGCCGTGGGTATGTCCATTGCCGAACGCCATATGGCGGATCGGTTCAACAAGGGTGGCCAGAGTTTGATTGATCATTACACCTATGCCATCTGCGGCGACGGGGATCTCATGGAGGGCGTGGCCATGGAGGCCGTTTCCCTGGCCGGACATCTGGGGCTTGGCCGTTTGATCCTCATCTATGATGACAATGAAATCACCATTGAAGGCAAAACCAGCATTACATTTACCGAAAACACCCGGGCCAAATTCGAGGCCATGAACTGGCATGTGGTTGAGGTGGCCGACGGTAACGATCTGGGTGCCATTGAAAAAGCGATTCAGTCCGCCAAGGACGCCGTGTCCAGGCCTTCGCTGGTTAAGGTTTCCACCCATATTGCCTACGGCAGTCCAAGCAAACAGGATTCACCCGATGCCCACGGTTCTCCACTGGGTGCAGAAGAGATCAAGGTGGTGAAAAAATTCTACGGCCTGCCCGAAGATGAGGATTTTTATGTGCCCGAAGAAGTGCTGGAAAACACGCGCAAGGCGCTGGCATACGGAGTACAGTCCGAGAAAAACTGGCAGGAAGTGTTCACAAAATTCAAGACCCTGTACCCCGAAGACGCCAATCTGTTTGTGGACGCCATCTCTGGATTTTTAACCAAAGGCTGGGACAAGGAAATCCCTGTGTTCAAGCCCGAGGATGGGCCTGTGGCCACACGGGCGGCGTCCGGCCAGGTGCTCAACAGCATCGCACCGAACCTGCCGGCGTTGATGGGCGGATCTGCCGATCTTGCACCGTCCAATAAAACATACATGAACTGTGCCGAGGTGTTCCAGAAAGAAGCCTGGTCCGGCAGAAACATGCGCTTTGGTGTCCGGGAACATGCCATGGGTGCCATTATGAGCGGTATGTATCTGCATGGCGGGGTTCGCCCCTTTGGCGGCACCTTCCTGGTATTTGCCGACTATATGCGTCCGGCCATCCGGGTGGCATCCCTGATGCGGCTTCCCATTATTTATGTGTTTACCCATGACTCCGTGGCTGTGGGTGAAGACGGACCGACCCACCAGCCGGTGGAGCATGTGGCGTCGCTGCGCGCGATCCCCGGCCTCACCGTAATCCGTCCGGCAGATGCCAATGAGACGGCCCTGGCCTGGAAAAAGGCGCTGGGCACCCTGAACAGCCCCACAGCCCTGATTCTTTCCCGTCAGAAACTGCCCACTCTGGACCTGTCCAACTCCGACGGAGATATGATCTGGGGCGGATACACCGTAAAAAGTGGGGGCAAGACCCCTGATATGCTGATCATTGCCACGGGCTCAGAGGTTCACATCAGCGTGGCCGCCGCAGAGGTTTTGGAAAAAGAACACAACATCAAGGCTTCTGTGGTGTCTCTGCTCTCCTGGGAACTGTTTGAAAAGGCGCCCGCGGCTTATAAAGAGAGAATTTTACCTGCATCCGTTACCAAGAGGTTGACCGTTGAAGCCGGCATTTCCATGGGCTGGGAAAAATATACGGGCAGCCAGGGCAAAAGCATCAGCATTGAACGGTTTGGCGCATCAGCTCCCGGCGGTACAGTGCTTAAAGAGTTTGGGTTTTCCGCAGAGAATATCGTGAAAATCGCCTTAGAAGTGTAA